A section of the Candidatus Angelobacter sp. genome encodes:
- a CDS encoding G-D-S-L family lipolytic protein — protein sequence MKSSFTRRFLLIALPLLLAGATSCAQDKPSAAGLEIPATDDGLPGAGPIRRADWFRKLWLDRRTAWAARVERDKHAVVLLGDSITQGWGEDFSAWFPGVKIANRGISGDTSRGVLIRLKEDVLAL from the coding sequence ATGAAATCCAGTTTCACCCGCCGCTTTCTCCTCATCGCCCTGCCGCTCCTGCTGGCCGGGGCCACCTCGTGCGCGCAGGACAAACCTTCCGCCGCGGGTCTCGAAATCCCCGCCACCGACGACGGCCTGCCCGGCGCGGGGCCGATTCGCCGCGCCGATTGGTTTCGCAAGCTCTGGTTGGATCGCCGCACCGCGTGGGCGGCGCGCGTCGAGCGGGACAAGCACGCCGTGGTATTGCTTGGTGATTCGATCACCCAGGGCTGGGGCGAGGATTTCAGTGCCTGGTTTCCCGGCGTGAAGATCGCCAATCGCGGCATCAGCGGCGACACCTCGCGGGGCGTGCTCATCCGCCTGAAGGAAGACGTGCTCGCGCTG